One Candidatus Sulfurimonas baltica DNA segment encodes these proteins:
- the gspG gene encoding type II secretion system major pseudopilin GspG — MQQKARKAFSLIELMIVIVILGLLAAMVMPSLTGKGEEAKRNLVCVQMKSIYNGALDMFKINNSMYPSTEEGLSALVSNPDADKYVNYSPSGYFKDSKMPKDSWGSEFIYVHDNGSVELISLGADRKEGGNDEAADIKMSECK, encoded by the coding sequence ATGCAACAAAAAGCAAGAAAAGCATTCTCACTTATAGAATTAATGATTGTTATAGTCATTCTAGGGCTTTTAGCCGCAATGGTTATGCCAAGCCTTACGGGTAAAGGAGAAGAGGCTAAAAGAAACTTAGTTTGTGTTCAGATGAAGAGCATCTATAATGGTGCTTTGGATATGTTTAAAATAAATAACAGTATGTACCCATCCACGGAAGAGGGGCTTAGTGCATTGGTGTCAAACCCAGATGCAGATAAGTATGTCAACTATTCACCAAGCGGTTATTTTAAAGATTCGAAAATGCCAAAAGACTCTTGGGGCAGTGAATTTATCTATGTACATGATAACGGAAGCGTAGAGCTCATCTCTTTGGGTGCGGATAGAAAAGAAGGTGGAAATGATGAGGCAGCTGATATAAAAATGAGTGAGTGTAAATAG
- a CDS encoding prepilin-type N-terminal cleavage/methylation domain-containing protein gives MSVNSYLKRSAFSLMELIIVIVIMGVVYTLSVTNFQNLGGSNTQVSLKNLKEYLYNIPHTKSVELLCLDNCLRCSVLVDSKEYISTTPFDDIIDDTIRVYRYDFYTGIQEQSKKVYFNSEDVQEDVCFSYSVDKRGIGEQVIVEFKDKVYDFSTYLSSTSVYDSLEEVVEFKDVLAQEVLR, from the coding sequence GTGAGTGTAAATAGCTACTTGAAAAGATCCGCATTTTCCCTTATGGAACTTATTATAGTTATTGTTATAATGGGAGTAGTTTATACTTTAAGTGTGACAAATTTTCAAAATTTAGGCGGCTCAAATACACAAGTGAGCTTAAAAAATTTAAAAGAGTATTTATATAATATTCCACATACTAAAAGTGTTGAGCTTTTGTGTCTTGATAATTGTTTGAGATGTAGTGTTTTGGTTGATTCTAAGGAGTATATCTCAACAACTCCATTTGACGATATTATAGATGATACCATAAGAGTATATAGATATGATTTTTATACAGGTATACAGGAGCAGAGCAAAAAAGTATATTTTAACAGTGAAGACGTGCAAGAAGATGTGTGTTTCTCATATAGTGTTGATAAAAGAGGGATAGGTGAGCAAGTGATAGTAGAATTTAAAGATAAAGTTTATGATTTTTCAACATACTTAAGTTCAACATCTGTTTACGACTCGCTCGAAGAAGTGGTTGAGTTTAAAGATGTTTTAGCTCAGGAAGTTTTGAGATGA
- a CDS encoding type II secretion system F family protein: MIFKYKGIDSYGKKVNEKVEAASLEEAKSKLRSKRIIYHTIFEDAPAFYENFNFSRKYKIPVKELSSLSRELSMYIRSGISIVSALKIVQTHYENNNKMKLFLSTVSTHLDEGKDFYTALESQNVVILPEFFKQSIKVSENGGILDEVLLELSRFLKEQETIKKEIKAAFAYPSFMIIISLLMISFMLAFVVPQITGIFESMDQELPKATQVVIAMGDFFNDNFTTILILIAVFIFIFMLLMNKSYAFVYGVHKLILRLPLFGDVAQKSELARFSYIASLLVRSGVPFVQTISLSANILNNLVLRELFVTSAKKVVEGKLLSNALNSSNIKIDYSFIQSIALGEETSQLENVLTNVSELYFEENRDKISMLLTLLEPALMLFVGGSIGFIVAAMLLPIFSMSVG, from the coding sequence ATGATTTTTAAATATAAAGGGATAGACTCTTACGGCAAAAAAGTTAATGAAAAAGTAGAAGCTGCATCACTGGAAGAGGCAAAAAGTAAGTTAAGATCTAAAAGAATTATTTATCATACTATTTTTGAGGATGCTCCAGCTTTTTATGAAAACTTTAACTTCTCACGCAAGTATAAAATCCCCGTAAAAGAGTTGTCTTCACTATCTCGTGAACTATCCATGTATATTCGCTCAGGAATCAGTATTGTCTCAGCGCTTAAAATAGTACAAACACATTATGAAAACAATAATAAAATGAAACTGTTTTTAAGTACGGTTTCAACTCATTTAGATGAGGGAAAAGACTTTTATACAGCATTAGAGTCACAAAATGTTGTAATATTGCCAGAGTTTTTCAAGCAGTCAATAAAAGTAAGTGAAAATGGTGGGATTCTAGATGAAGTGCTTTTAGAATTGTCACGGTTTTTAAAAGAGCAAGAAACAATAAAAAAAGAGATAAAAGCTGCTTTTGCTTACCCTTCTTTTATGATTATAATATCGCTGCTTATGATATCTTTTATGTTAGCTTTTGTTGTACCGCAGATAACAGGTATATTTGAGAGCATGGATCAAGAACTTCCAAAAGCCACACAAGTTGTTATAGCTATGGGTGATTTTTTTAATGATAATTTTACAACTATTTTAATATTAATAGCTGTATTTATATTTATATTTATGTTGCTCATGAACAAGAGTTACGCTTTTGTATATGGCGTTCATAAGCTAATACTTAGGTTGCCACTATTTGGGGATGTCGCACAAAAAAGTGAATTGGCTAGGTTTTCTTATATTGCTTCACTTTTAGTTCGTTCGGGTGTCCCTTTCGTTCAAACAATTAGCCTTAGTGCAAATATATTAAACAACCTTGTCCTTAGAGAGCTTTTTGTAACTTCTGCTAAAAAAGTTGTTGAAGGAAAACTACTCTCAAATGCTTTAAACAGTTCAAACATTAAGATAGATTACTCTTTTATACAGTCTATAGCTTTAGGTGAAGAGACATCACAACTTGAAAATGTATTGACAAATGTCTCTGAGCTCTATTTTGAAGAGAACCGAGATAAGATAAGTATGCTCTTAACACTGCTAGAACCAGCACTTATGTTGTTTGTTGGAGGTAGTATAGGGTTTATTGTTGCGGCAATGTTATTGCCTATTTTTTCTATGAGCGTTGGTTAG